From Crassostrea angulata isolate pt1a10 unplaced genomic scaffold, ASM2561291v2 HiC_scaffold_41, whole genome shotgun sequence:
ATAGCCCTGAATaagttgtaaaaaattataatttttagagAGATTGCGCGACTTTTAGCTGTCTGTGCAGTTGCAAAATGATAGTCTGGCCTATGTTTTcgtttaattttgattattttcgtGATATTTTTACGGGCGAAACGCAGATAATACTTTACAGATATATCCACATTACGTGTTTTTAGTAGAATAGTTACAATTGCGGCCTATGAAACGTCGAAACAAGGATGCAAACACCAACATCAAAACACACATCGACCTCAGTATGAACAAGCGCTTCGATTTTAGGGGATGTTTTCGAGGACGTCCGCgctcgatgtaaacaaaaacagcgaGTGCTTGTGACCCCATTATTTCCTCGTCTTAGTTCGCAGTGAATAGAACGCCGTTTCCATTTCGTCCGAAACCATGGCAGATACAGCAACCACAACCCCAGCCAAGAAGAAGGTTACAAAGCCTAAGGTGCCAGCAGCGCACCCCAAGTACGTTGACATGATCAGGGCCGCCCTGGAATCTTTGAAAGAGCGTGGCGGATCTTCCAGACAAGCCATTCTAAAGTACATAATGGCCAACTACAAAGTCGGCAACGACGTCAACTCCATCAACGCCCACTTGAAAATGGCTCTGAAGAACGGAGTGAAGAAAGGTGCTCTGAAACAAGCCAAGGGCACAGGCGCCAGTGGCTCCTTCAAGCTTGGTGACAAGCCCAAGACTGAGAAGAAGCCAAAGGCCAAGAAAGTTGCCAAGCCTAAGGCAGCAAAACCCAAGAAGGCCGCAGCAGCAAAACCAAAGAAGGTAGCCGGAGAGAAAAAGACTgcagagaagaagaagaagtccCCCAAGAAAGCAGCCGGACCGAAGAAGGTTAAGACTCCAAAGAAGAAGGCAGCAACTAAATCCCCAAAGAAGGCAGCAGCCAAGCCAAAGAAGGTCAAGACACCTAAGAAGTCAGCTGCAAAGAAAGCCAAGACTCCCAAGAAGGCAGCAGCAAAGAAATAAGCAATTCCAGCATCACTGCAGATtgctcactttaaaaaaaaaaaaagcccttTTCAGGGCTacccatatttttcgaaaagatgtctcaattacaaataacaaagaaacgtacatgtgtgtgtgtgtgtgtcatgaatgtaatattacatgCTTGGGTGCATATCTAATAAAACATAGTTTTTAAAATCGCATAAAAAAAAAGGTGACGACTGTcggtattcattccatgtattcattcattcattcattcattactttatttcttcatttgtaTTGGAAATATCATCCATTGATTATGAATgatataatgaacaaaaaacagacacaaacaaaatgaattgaCGTGCATTATTACTATCTGTGCATGTTTTCctatatttagaaaatgttaGTCTCTGCACTTGACATATATTCACATGAAACATGTAATGAATATGACATTTTTAGCCTTTGtattaaacttgtaaaaaaaataatattaatgtgcaaatgatatctttttttttaaacaatagcaTGCCCACCCTGCCTCTGTCCCcaacattacaaaaaaaacaccaaaaaacccATAAATAACCCACCAAACACCTAACACCCCCCCCTTCCaaggaggattttttttttttctatgagtataagaataaataagggatatgaaaatatcacaaatgCGACAATCAGTCGAATGAGGCCTGtttaattcacaatattttgaattcatatatCAGCATATAACACttagtttttaatcttttttacatgCCATTGGAATGTTTTAACAGAAGAACtcatttaaatgtaattgttaattcAACAAGTACATATCTAATCATAGATGTAGGATGAGGCTGCATGCacattaccttttttttttatttgacatgtgATTGAATTCATGCTTGTCAATCTTTttcaaaagcaaacaaaaaataaataaggagcatagtcataattattattttgttgaattctACAGGACAGGAACATGTGAAGTGTGCATATACAGGATGAAATATACATGATTGTGTCAGTCACTATGAATGTGGGAACAGCAGACTATTCTCATTTCTCTCTGCATTTACAGGATGAGTGCACTGGATTACATCCCATGGCATTTTCTGAGATATCGTggtaagtttatttatttatttatatattttgtttttgttttaatattctaatatgtgtacatatatatatacaacgtACTTAGTGCATCTTGATTATGTATTGTTCTCTCTTCTCTAAACATTTTTggcttctgaaaaaaatatataatgcgaCTCGACCTTTTagggtatacatatacattatatcaGTTATGAATTTGATGGATGTATTTAACGGATTATAGGGcctacatgtatgcattgaGTTGCTATGAGTTGTTGATTTTAATCTGATTATGAACATGAAAATCGctgaatagttttaaagacaTGTATATGTTGTATTTCTATCGAAATTTGCTGTTAGTCTTATACTGGTTGCTTTTCTGTATctcttaaattcaaatttcaccGATATACGCCTAATTTTCTAAGTTCACAAATTCTGTGCAAAAGCCGGATTGAAATGATTTTGCACCGGGCCAATGGGCACGAGTTATTACCGACTAATCACAGGCCAGCTCTCTCAGTTAGGATAACCAATGGCAATGGTCGTTAGTGAGGGCGCGGTGATTTTGAAGGCAGACCTGTTATTCATCGACTcggtataaaatttatacagAGAGCGATCTGcctcattcattcatttgaCACTCGTCGAAGATGGCTCGTACAAAGCAGACTGCAAGAAAATCTACCGGAGGAAAGGCTCCACGTAAACAACTGGCTACCAAGGCCGCCCGTAAGAGCGCCCCAGCCACTGGTGGAGTCAAGAAACCC
This genomic window contains:
- the LOC128168692 gene encoding histone H3-like, whose amino-acid sequence is MADTATTTPAKKKVTKPKVPAAHPKYVDMIRAALESLKERGGSSRQAILKYIMANYKVGNDVNSINAHLKMALKNGVKKGALKQAKGTGASGSFKLGDKPKTEKKPKAKKVAKPKAAKPKKAAAAKPKKVAGEKKTAEKKKKSPKKAAGPKKAARKSAPATGGVKKPHRYRPGTVALREIRRYQKSTELLIRKLPFQRLVREIAQDFKTDLRFQSSAVMALQEASEAYLVGLFEDTNLCAIHAKRVTIMPKDIQLARRIRGERA